A window from Triticum aestivum cultivar Chinese Spring chromosome 6D, IWGSC CS RefSeq v2.1, whole genome shotgun sequence encodes these proteins:
- the LOC123142188 gene encoding uncharacterized protein: MTGPSRLAPPASGTPKAVPDLLPSRRWNHNACTQSAGAAVAGGDAAGGRWVTLEEGVSSMQLNRQRRNNGPMGDEVPGAPSMLKNTIEVDPWRGQFSSNPDLFSCIQGATINNGVLLDG, from the exons ATGACGGGACCGTCGCGGCTAGCTCCGCCCGCCTCTGGCACGCCCAAGGCTGTGCCCGACCTGCTCCCTAGTAGAAGGTGGAACCACAACGCATGCACCCAGTCGGCGGGTGCGGCCGTGGCCGGTGGAGATGCCGCCGGAGGTCGCTGGGTCACACTTGAAGAAGGCGTGAGCTCAATGCAACTCAACAGGCAAAG GCGCAATAATGGACCTATGGGCGATGAAGTGCCAGGAGCTCCTTCTATGCTGAAGAACACCATAGAGGTTGATCCATGGAGAGGGCAATTTTCTAGCAATCCTGATCTATTCTCTTGTATCCAGGGTGCAACAATCAACAATGGAGTACTCCTAGATGGGTAG